One Setaria viridis chromosome 7, Setaria_viridis_v4.0, whole genome shotgun sequence genomic region harbors:
- the LOC117865493 gene encoding E3 ubiquitin-protein ligase WAV3 isoform X2: MEGAWRKVRKALGLRLCVHAPAVRGGGVRRATAGAGVCRRDAAVAVAAAGESRPSTPAGALRRAKSGGRSSSSSSSSKGKCAICFASMRSGHGQALFTAECSHMFHFHCISSNVKHGNYVCPVCRAKWKEIPCRSLSSTSPHGRIGGNQSQSPQQDPHMALRQQVSNRRREVRRLHTSVPAGYNDDEPLQRKEAFDNLNSGSGKTAQISSYPEFQAVPQSSCLNGFDILVHVKAPTSSSDHITGSLVNESSVRSSSRAPVDLVTVLDVSGSMAGTKLALLKQAMGFVVQHLRPSDRLSVIAFSSTAQRLFPLRRMSHHGRQQALQAINLLGAGGGTNIADALKKAVKVIEDRSYKNSVCSIILLSDGQDTYSISSNFQGTSAGRRSLVPSSILNEHHLVPLHAFGFGADHDSDTLHSIAEASGGTFSFIEDEGVMQDAFAQCIGGLLSVSVQEMHLSMECVDPGVQLRSIKCGSYPSKVARDERNGSVDIGQLYADEERDILLSVTIPKSSEQTSLLRVACAYKDPVTNETIKIQGDEVKIKRPTSTVSEQMSIEVDRERNRIQAASSIESARAAAERGALSEAVTILEDCRRVLSQSFASQNGDRLCMALDAELREMQERMANRQLYEASGRAYMLSGLSSHSWQRATARGDSTDSTTLVYSYQTPSMVQMLEHSQNFCSSPRNQGPHPQVRGARPVLEKPQAR, translated from the exons ATGGAGGGCGCGTGGAGGAAGGTCAGGAAGGCGCTGGGCCTCCGCCTGTGCGTGCACGCCCCCGCGGTGCGCGGTGGAGGCgtgcggcgcgcgacggcgggCGCGGGTGTTTGCCGGCGGGATgccgcggtggcggtggccgccgcgggCGAGTCGAGGCCGAGCACGCCGGCGGGCGCGCTCCGGCGGGCCAAGTCTGGGGGAAGgtcctcttcatcttcctcatcctcaaaG GGGAAATGTGCAATATGCTTTGCTAGCATGAGATCTGGCCATGGCCAAGCCCTGTTTACTGCAGAGTGTTCTCACATGTTCCATTTTCACTGTATCTCATCTAATGTAAAACATGGAAACTATGTCTGCCCAGTTTGTCGAGCGAAGTGGAAAGAGATACCCTGTCGCTCACTATCTTCTACTAGCCCTCATGGAAGAATTGGAGGTAACCAAAGTCAATCTCCCCAACAAGATCCCCATATGGCTCTTCGCCAGCAAGTTTCAAACCGTCGGCGAGAGGTCCGGCGCTTACATACTTCTGTACCAGCAGGCTACAATGATGATGAACCTTTGCAGCGCAAAGAGGCTTTTGACAATCTTAATTCTGGATCTGGCAAAACTGCCCAAATCAGCTCATACCCAGAATTCCAAGCTGTTCCACAGTCATCATGTCTAAATGGATTTGATATTCTGGTTCACGTGAAGGCGCCCACTTCTAGCTCAGATCACATCACAGGCAGCTTGGTCAATGAAAGCTCTGTGAGGTCATCAAGCCGAGCTCCTGTTGATCTTGTTACTGTCCTTGATGTTAGTGGTAGTATGGCAGGCACAAAGCTAGCGCTCCTCAAGCAAGCAATGGGTTTTGTTGTTCAGCACCTTCGGCCATCTGACCGCCTTTCAGTCATTGCCTTTTCATCTACTGCCCAAAGACTGTTCCCCCTTCGACGAATGTCACATCATGGCAGGCAGCAGGCCTTGCAGGCAATCAACTTACTTGGTGCTGGTGGGGGTACGAACATTGCTGATGCACTAAAGAAAGCTGTGAAGGTGATTGAGGACCGCAGCTATAAGAATTCAGTATGCAGTATTATTCTTCTGTCAGATGGCCAAGATACCTACAGCATTTCCTCGAATTTCCAAGGAACATCAGCAGGTCGTAGGtcacttgttccatcttctATTCTAAATGAACACCATTTGGTACCCCTGCATGCTTTTGGGTTTGGAGCAGACCATGATTCAGATACATTGCATTCAATTGCTGAAGCTTCTGGTggcaccttttcttttattgaGGATGAAGGTGTGATGCAAGATGCCTTTGCTCAATGTATTGGCGGGCTTCTTAGTGTTTCTGTTCAGGAGATGCATCTTAGCATGGAATGTGTTGATCCTGGTGTTCAACTCCGTTCCATCAAATGCGGTAGCTATCCAAGTAAGGTGGCAAGAGATGAACGAAACGGGTCTGTCGATATCGGTCAGTTGTATGCTGATGAGGAGAGAGACATTTTGCTGTCAGTGACCATCCCAAAATCTAGTGAACAGACTTCACTGTTGAGAGTTGCTTGTGCTTACAAAGATCCTGTAACAAACGAGACTATCAAGATTCAAGGTGATGAGGTAAAGATCAAGAGGCCAACATCCACCGTATCTGAACAAATGTCTATTGAAGTTGATCGAGAGAGGAACCGTATACAAGCTGCCAGTTCTATCGAGTCTGCACGGGCTGCTGCCGAGAGGGGTGCTCTGTCTGAGGCCGTCACTATTCTTGAAGATTGCCGGAGGGTATTATCACAGTCCTTTGCAAGCCAGAATGGGGACCGTCTATGCATGGCCCTTGATGCAGAGCTAAGAGAGATGCAGGAGAGGATGGCAAATCGTCAACTCTATGAAGCTTCAGGGAGGGCATATATGCTGTCTGGACTGAGCTCTCATTCATGGCAGAGAGCAACAGCACGCGGAGACTCTACAGATAGCACAACTCTTGTTTACTCATACCAGACACCATCCATGGTTCAGATGCTGGAGCATTCCCAGAACTTCTGCTCTTCGCCTCGGAACCAAGGGCCACACCCACAGGTCCGGGGAGCGAGGCCAGTGTTGGAGAAGCCTCAGGCAAGGTAA
- the LOC117865493 gene encoding E3 ubiquitin-protein ligase WAV3 isoform X3: protein MQGKCAICFASMRSGHGQALFTAECSHMFHFHCISSNVKHGNYVCPVCRAKWKEIPCRSLSSTSPHGRIGGNQSQSPQQDPHMALRQQVSNRRREVRRLHTSVPAGYNDDEPLQRKEAFDNLNSGSGKTAQISSYPEFQAVPQSSCLNGFDILVHVKAPTSSSDHITGSLVNESSVRSSSRAPVDLVTVLDVSGSMAGTKLALLKQAMGFVVQHLRPSDRLSVIAFSSTAQRLFPLRRMSHHGRQQALQAINLLGAGGGTNIADALKKAVKVIEDRSYKNSVCSIILLSDGQDTYSISSNFQGTSAGRRSLVPSSILNEHHLVPLHAFGFGADHDSDTLHSIAEASGGTFSFIEDEGVMQDAFAQCIGGLLSVSVQEMHLSMECVDPGVQLRSIKCGSYPSKVARDERNGSVDIGQLYADEERDILLSVTIPKSSEQTSLLRVACAYKDPVTNETIKIQGDEVKIKRPTSTVSEQMSIEVDRERNRIQAASSIESARAAAERGALSEAVTILEDCRRVLSQSFASQNGDRLCMALDAELREMQERMANRQLYEASGRAYMLSGLSSHSWQRATARGDSTDSTTLVYSYQTPSMVQMLEHSQNFCSSPRNQGPHPQVRGARPVLEKPQAR from the exons ATG CAGGGGAAATGTGCAATATGCTTTGCTAGCATGAGATCTGGCCATGGCCAAGCCCTGTTTACTGCAGAGTGTTCTCACATGTTCCATTTTCACTGTATCTCATCTAATGTAAAACATGGAAACTATGTCTGCCCAGTTTGTCGAGCGAAGTGGAAAGAGATACCCTGTCGCTCACTATCTTCTACTAGCCCTCATGGAAGAATTGGAGGTAACCAAAGTCAATCTCCCCAACAAGATCCCCATATGGCTCTTCGCCAGCAAGTTTCAAACCGTCGGCGAGAGGTCCGGCGCTTACATACTTCTGTACCAGCAGGCTACAATGATGATGAACCTTTGCAGCGCAAAGAGGCTTTTGACAATCTTAATTCTGGATCTGGCAAAACTGCCCAAATCAGCTCATACCCAGAATTCCAAGCTGTTCCACAGTCATCATGTCTAAATGGATTTGATATTCTGGTTCACGTGAAGGCGCCCACTTCTAGCTCAGATCACATCACAGGCAGCTTGGTCAATGAAAGCTCTGTGAGGTCATCAAGCCGAGCTCCTGTTGATCTTGTTACTGTCCTTGATGTTAGTGGTAGTATGGCAGGCACAAAGCTAGCGCTCCTCAAGCAAGCAATGGGTTTTGTTGTTCAGCACCTTCGGCCATCTGACCGCCTTTCAGTCATTGCCTTTTCATCTACTGCCCAAAGACTGTTCCCCCTTCGACGAATGTCACATCATGGCAGGCAGCAGGCCTTGCAGGCAATCAACTTACTTGGTGCTGGTGGGGGTACGAACATTGCTGATGCACTAAAGAAAGCTGTGAAGGTGATTGAGGACCGCAGCTATAAGAATTCAGTATGCAGTATTATTCTTCTGTCAGATGGCCAAGATACCTACAGCATTTCCTCGAATTTCCAAGGAACATCAGCAGGTCGTAGGtcacttgttccatcttctATTCTAAATGAACACCATTTGGTACCCCTGCATGCTTTTGGGTTTGGAGCAGACCATGATTCAGATACATTGCATTCAATTGCTGAAGCTTCTGGTggcaccttttcttttattgaGGATGAAGGTGTGATGCAAGATGCCTTTGCTCAATGTATTGGCGGGCTTCTTAGTGTTTCTGTTCAGGAGATGCATCTTAGCATGGAATGTGTTGATCCTGGTGTTCAACTCCGTTCCATCAAATGCGGTAGCTATCCAAGTAAGGTGGCAAGAGATGAACGAAACGGGTCTGTCGATATCGGTCAGTTGTATGCTGATGAGGAGAGAGACATTTTGCTGTCAGTGACCATCCCAAAATCTAGTGAACAGACTTCACTGTTGAGAGTTGCTTGTGCTTACAAAGATCCTGTAACAAACGAGACTATCAAGATTCAAGGTGATGAGGTAAAGATCAAGAGGCCAACATCCACCGTATCTGAACAAATGTCTATTGAAGTTGATCGAGAGAGGAACCGTATACAAGCTGCCAGTTCTATCGAGTCTGCACGGGCTGCTGCCGAGAGGGGTGCTCTGTCTGAGGCCGTCACTATTCTTGAAGATTGCCGGAGGGTATTATCACAGTCCTTTGCAAGCCAGAATGGGGACCGTCTATGCATGGCCCTTGATGCAGAGCTAAGAGAGATGCAGGAGAGGATGGCAAATCGTCAACTCTATGAAGCTTCAGGGAGGGCATATATGCTGTCTGGACTGAGCTCTCATTCATGGCAGAGAGCAACAGCACGCGGAGACTCTACAGATAGCACAACTCTTGTTTACTCATACCAGACACCATCCATGGTTCAGATGCTGGAGCATTCCCAGAACTTCTGCTCTTCGCCTCGGAACCAAGGGCCACACCCACAGGTCCGGGGAGCGAGGCCAGTGTTGGAGAAGCCTCAGGCAAGGTAA
- the LOC117865285 gene encoding general transcription factor IIH subunit 2, with product MYGVGGGGGGFNAPSTTSGRRRNPGDEEEDEEEEGAEGRVLEAWERAYADDRSWEALQEDQSGLLRSIDTKTVVHAQYRRRLLLRSAAAAAARIQKGLIRYLYIVIDLSRAASEMDYRPSRMAVVAKHAEAFIREFFDQNPLSHVGLVTIKDGISHRLTEIGGSPESQINALMGKLECSGDSSLQNALELVNGYLDQVPSYGHKEVLILYSALNTCDPGDIMETIEKCKKSKIRCSVIGLAAEIFICKHLCEETGGSYTVALDESHFKELLLEHAPPPPAIAEYAAANLIKMGFPQRGVEDLISICSCHKKIKSGAEGYICPRCKVNVCELPTECRTCGLTLVSSPHLARSYHHLFPVAPFDEVSSVPNRIQRGVQNCFGCQQNLFNPDGQTSLHVRCPKCNQHFCLDCDIYIHESLHNCPGCESQRSFSSL from the exons ATgtacggcgtcggcggcggtgggggcggcttcaacgcgccctccaccacctccggccGGCGCCGCAACCCGGGCGAcgaagaggaggacgaggaggaggagggcgccgaggGCCGCGTCCTGGAGGCGTGGGAGCGCGCGTACGCGGACGACCGCTCGTGGGAGGCGCTGCAGGAGGACCAGTCGGGTCTCCTCCGCTCCATCGACACCAAGACCGTCGTCCACGCGCagtaccgccgccgcctcctgctccgatccgccgctgccgccgcggcccgcaTCCAGAAGGGGCTCATACGCTACCTCTACATCGTCATCGACCTCTCCCGG GCAGCTTCAGAGATGGATTATCGTCCTAGTAGAATGGCAGTTGTTGCAAAGCATGCTGAGGCTTTCATAAGAGAATTCTTTGACCAGAATCCTTTGAGCCATGTTGGCCTAGTGACAATTAAAGATGGTATTTCTCATCGACTTACAGAGATTGGAGGGAGCCCAGAATCACAGATTAATGCTTTGATGGGGAAACTTGAGTGTTCTGGTGATTCATCTCTGCAGAATGCTCTAGAACTTGTCAATGGTTATTTAGATCAAGTACCATCATATGGTCACAAGGAAGTCTTAATTTTGTACTCTGCCCTAAATACATGTGATCCTGGTGATATCATGGAGACAATAGAAAAATGTAAGAAGTCCAAAATTAGATGCTCCGTTATTGGTCTTGCTGCAGAGATTTTCATATGCAAACATCTCTGCGAAGAGACTGGTGGATCCTACACGGTTGCACTGGACGAG TCTCATTTCAAAGAATTGTTGCTGGAACATGCTCCCCCACCTCCTGCAATTGCAGAATATGCTGCAGCTAATTTGATTAAGATGGGCTTTCCACAGAGGGGTGTTGAGGATCTTATATCTATCTGCTCTTGTCACAAGAAAATAAAGTCTGGTGCTGAAGGTTACATATGTCCCAGATGCAAAGTTAATGTGTGTGAGCTTCCGACGGAATGTCGAACTTGTGGCCTAACACTAGTTAGTTCTCCACACTTGGCAAGGTCATATCATCATCTCTTCCCGGTAGCACCATTTGATGAGGTTTCCTCTGTCCCGAATAGAATCCAAAGGGGAGTACAAAACTGTTTTGGCTGTCAGCAGAACCTTTTTAACCCTG ATGGGCAAACTAGCCTCCATGTTCGCTGCCCAAAATGCAACCAGCACTTCTGCCTGGATTGTGATATTTACATCCATGAGAGCTTGCACAATTGCCCTGGTTGTGAGAGTCAACGCAGTTTCTCATCACTGTGA
- the LOC117865493 gene encoding E3 ubiquitin-protein ligase WAV3 isoform X1 — translation MEGAWRKVRKALGLRLCVHAPAVRGGGVRRATAGAGVCRRDAAVAVAAAGESRPSTPAGALRRAKSGGRSSSSSSSSKQGKCAICFASMRSGHGQALFTAECSHMFHFHCISSNVKHGNYVCPVCRAKWKEIPCRSLSSTSPHGRIGGNQSQSPQQDPHMALRQQVSNRRREVRRLHTSVPAGYNDDEPLQRKEAFDNLNSGSGKTAQISSYPEFQAVPQSSCLNGFDILVHVKAPTSSSDHITGSLVNESSVRSSSRAPVDLVTVLDVSGSMAGTKLALLKQAMGFVVQHLRPSDRLSVIAFSSTAQRLFPLRRMSHHGRQQALQAINLLGAGGGTNIADALKKAVKVIEDRSYKNSVCSIILLSDGQDTYSISSNFQGTSAGRRSLVPSSILNEHHLVPLHAFGFGADHDSDTLHSIAEASGGTFSFIEDEGVMQDAFAQCIGGLLSVSVQEMHLSMECVDPGVQLRSIKCGSYPSKVARDERNGSVDIGQLYADEERDILLSVTIPKSSEQTSLLRVACAYKDPVTNETIKIQGDEVKIKRPTSTVSEQMSIEVDRERNRIQAASSIESARAAAERGALSEAVTILEDCRRVLSQSFASQNGDRLCMALDAELREMQERMANRQLYEASGRAYMLSGLSSHSWQRATARGDSTDSTTLVYSYQTPSMVQMLEHSQNFCSSPRNQGPHPQVRGARPVLEKPQAR, via the exons ATGGAGGGCGCGTGGAGGAAGGTCAGGAAGGCGCTGGGCCTCCGCCTGTGCGTGCACGCCCCCGCGGTGCGCGGTGGAGGCgtgcggcgcgcgacggcgggCGCGGGTGTTTGCCGGCGGGATgccgcggtggcggtggccgccgcgggCGAGTCGAGGCCGAGCACGCCGGCGGGCGCGCTCCGGCGGGCCAAGTCTGGGGGAAGgtcctcttcatcttcctcatcctcaaaG CAGGGGAAATGTGCAATATGCTTTGCTAGCATGAGATCTGGCCATGGCCAAGCCCTGTTTACTGCAGAGTGTTCTCACATGTTCCATTTTCACTGTATCTCATCTAATGTAAAACATGGAAACTATGTCTGCCCAGTTTGTCGAGCGAAGTGGAAAGAGATACCCTGTCGCTCACTATCTTCTACTAGCCCTCATGGAAGAATTGGAGGTAACCAAAGTCAATCTCCCCAACAAGATCCCCATATGGCTCTTCGCCAGCAAGTTTCAAACCGTCGGCGAGAGGTCCGGCGCTTACATACTTCTGTACCAGCAGGCTACAATGATGATGAACCTTTGCAGCGCAAAGAGGCTTTTGACAATCTTAATTCTGGATCTGGCAAAACTGCCCAAATCAGCTCATACCCAGAATTCCAAGCTGTTCCACAGTCATCATGTCTAAATGGATTTGATATTCTGGTTCACGTGAAGGCGCCCACTTCTAGCTCAGATCACATCACAGGCAGCTTGGTCAATGAAAGCTCTGTGAGGTCATCAAGCCGAGCTCCTGTTGATCTTGTTACTGTCCTTGATGTTAGTGGTAGTATGGCAGGCACAAAGCTAGCGCTCCTCAAGCAAGCAATGGGTTTTGTTGTTCAGCACCTTCGGCCATCTGACCGCCTTTCAGTCATTGCCTTTTCATCTACTGCCCAAAGACTGTTCCCCCTTCGACGAATGTCACATCATGGCAGGCAGCAGGCCTTGCAGGCAATCAACTTACTTGGTGCTGGTGGGGGTACGAACATTGCTGATGCACTAAAGAAAGCTGTGAAGGTGATTGAGGACCGCAGCTATAAGAATTCAGTATGCAGTATTATTCTTCTGTCAGATGGCCAAGATACCTACAGCATTTCCTCGAATTTCCAAGGAACATCAGCAGGTCGTAGGtcacttgttccatcttctATTCTAAATGAACACCATTTGGTACCCCTGCATGCTTTTGGGTTTGGAGCAGACCATGATTCAGATACATTGCATTCAATTGCTGAAGCTTCTGGTggcaccttttcttttattgaGGATGAAGGTGTGATGCAAGATGCCTTTGCTCAATGTATTGGCGGGCTTCTTAGTGTTTCTGTTCAGGAGATGCATCTTAGCATGGAATGTGTTGATCCTGGTGTTCAACTCCGTTCCATCAAATGCGGTAGCTATCCAAGTAAGGTGGCAAGAGATGAACGAAACGGGTCTGTCGATATCGGTCAGTTGTATGCTGATGAGGAGAGAGACATTTTGCTGTCAGTGACCATCCCAAAATCTAGTGAACAGACTTCACTGTTGAGAGTTGCTTGTGCTTACAAAGATCCTGTAACAAACGAGACTATCAAGATTCAAGGTGATGAGGTAAAGATCAAGAGGCCAACATCCACCGTATCTGAACAAATGTCTATTGAAGTTGATCGAGAGAGGAACCGTATACAAGCTGCCAGTTCTATCGAGTCTGCACGGGCTGCTGCCGAGAGGGGTGCTCTGTCTGAGGCCGTCACTATTCTTGAAGATTGCCGGAGGGTATTATCACAGTCCTTTGCAAGCCAGAATGGGGACCGTCTATGCATGGCCCTTGATGCAGAGCTAAGAGAGATGCAGGAGAGGATGGCAAATCGTCAACTCTATGAAGCTTCAGGGAGGGCATATATGCTGTCTGGACTGAGCTCTCATTCATGGCAGAGAGCAACAGCACGCGGAGACTCTACAGATAGCACAACTCTTGTTTACTCATACCAGACACCATCCATGGTTCAGATGCTGGAGCATTCCCAGAACTTCTGCTCTTCGCCTCGGAACCAAGGGCCACACCCACAGGTCCGGGGAGCGAGGCCAGTGTTGGAGAAGCCTCAGGCAAGGTAA